In one window of Leptospira sp. WS92.C1 DNA:
- a CDS encoding FAD-dependent oxidoreductase, with amino-acid sequence MATASKTSPKKKKASVKTSKPAKTKKSSVEIHLPAPSKVEAWGMNHHSVSPVVFPEKEEDFKDLFSYANKKGLKLTFRGGGCSYGDAATNTKGVVIDISKYNRILEFNSKTGVIKAESGVTIKQLWEFGIEKGYWPPVVSGTMFPTLGGALSMNIHGKNNFAVGPIGDHVLEFTFLTPDGKVLTCSRKKNQDLFFGAISGFGMLGAFLTVTIQLKHIYAGKMRVWPVVSKNLQDMFDYFEREYKHSDYLVGWVDAFASGNSLGRGQIHKAVHLKKGEDPEYPENCKLEKQNLPSTFLGIIPKSWMWIFMLPFSNNLGMRVVNFAKFISGYLTNNKPYMQGHAEYAFLLDYVPNWKFMYKPGAMIQYQSFIPKEHAVDAFSEILRICQKRGIITWLAVFKKHKPDPFLLTHALDGYSMAMDFPVTSRNKKKLWELAGELDETVLKFGGKFYFAKDSTLRPEIVQRAFAKKNLETFHSLKKKYDPKGILETDLYRRIMGIW; translated from the coding sequence ATGGCAACCGCATCCAAGACTTCCCCCAAAAAAAAGAAAGCATCCGTAAAAACTTCGAAACCCGCAAAGACAAAAAAGTCATCGGTTGAAATTCATCTGCCTGCGCCAAGTAAGGTGGAGGCATGGGGGATGAATCATCATTCCGTTTCTCCCGTGGTATTTCCGGAAAAAGAGGAGGATTTTAAAGACCTCTTTTCTTATGCAAACAAGAAGGGATTGAAACTTACCTTTCGAGGAGGAGGTTGCAGTTACGGGGACGCGGCGACCAACACAAAAGGTGTTGTCATCGACATTTCCAAATACAATCGAATTTTGGAATTCAATTCTAAAACCGGAGTGATCAAGGCCGAATCCGGAGTTACGATCAAACAGCTCTGGGAATTTGGAATTGAAAAAGGATACTGGCCTCCCGTTGTGAGCGGAACCATGTTTCCTACGTTAGGCGGCGCTTTATCGATGAACATCCACGGAAAGAATAATTTTGCAGTGGGTCCGATCGGTGATCACGTTCTCGAATTTACGTTTTTAACTCCGGATGGAAAGGTGCTTACCTGTTCCCGCAAGAAGAATCAGGATTTATTCTTTGGTGCGATCTCCGGTTTCGGAATGCTCGGAGCCTTTCTGACTGTCACGATCCAACTCAAACATATTTATGCCGGTAAGATGCGGGTATGGCCCGTGGTAAGCAAAAATCTCCAGGATATGTTCGATTATTTCGAACGGGAATACAAACACTCGGATTATCTTGTGGGATGGGTGGATGCGTTCGCATCCGGAAATTCGCTCGGAAGAGGACAGATTCACAAGGCGGTTCATCTCAAGAAGGGGGAAGACCCCGAGTATCCTGAAAATTGTAAATTAGAAAAACAGAATCTACCAAGCACGTTCTTGGGAATCATTCCCAAATCCTGGATGTGGATCTTTATGCTTCCGTTTTCCAACAATCTCGGAATGCGGGTTGTAAACTTTGCAAAATTCATTTCCGGATATTTGACGAACAACAAACCTTATATGCAGGGACACGCGGAATATGCGTTTCTTCTGGACTATGTTCCGAACTGGAAGTTTATGTATAAACCGGGGGCTATGATTCAGTATCAGAGTTTTATTCCAAAGGAACACGCGGTGGACGCGTTCTCTGAGATTTTAAGAATCTGTCAAAAAAGAGGAATTATCACTTGGCTGGCCGTTTTTAAAAAACACAAACCGGATCCGTTTCTTCTCACACACGCGTTGGACGGATATTCGATGGCTATGGACTTTCCGGTGACTTCCAGAAACAAAAAAAAACTCTGGGAATTGGCCGGCGAGTTAGACGAAACCGTGTTGAAATTCGGCGGAAAATTTTACTTTGCTAAGGATAGCACGCTAAGACCGGAAATCGTTCAAAGAGCCTTTGCTAAAAAGAATCTGGAAACATTCCATTCCCTAAAAAAGAAATACGATCCAAAGGGAATTTTGGAAACCGATCTTTACAGAAGAATCATGGGAATCTGGTAA
- a CDS encoding dolichyl-phosphate-mannose--protein mannosyltransferase encodes MGRIKSWIAEIKFNQDLKVFLFVFTLGAFFRFFRLDLQSPWEDELFSIRASSESSLANLWDWMKNDPHPPLYQTLLYFWFQIFEPTVFYGRLFSALSGILVPLAFYIFSPKELPGRIRISIVALLSLSTGLIYYSQELRSYSLLILFCTSTFAIALKTVYENEKERPGLYGVLLGFSLLASYTHFFGFIWSASLFLGLFISSWIFTKRFPKTEFFFGIVFEILFLPALYLLFNSNKIGIASWIPEAGLTAFIVFFDLIFHSGILKKFVPGVVASLALMVGFASFYFEKKKNEVDPSVLDANLKKSVITTMIVLAIFSLVLVILSLIQSLITARNLLVIAPALYFLIATGFSLFPIYKGRRLESVLILISIVSLYYFTKHYYKPYKEQWRESSSFIIHEIKQRPADFILLCSSHSYNMEYYLKTANITDMQPLIYSREEVDRFIKDRNKKKLVILETSWKYLDSKELDQLFTQTRFDRKDQLFYGMRVILIHKK; translated from the coding sequence ATGGGCCGGATCAAATCGTGGATAGCGGAGATAAAATTCAATCAGGACCTGAAAGTTTTCCTTTTTGTTTTTACGTTAGGCGCTTTCTTTCGATTTTTCCGATTGGATTTACAAAGTCCTTGGGAAGACGAACTTTTTTCGATTCGAGCGTCTTCCGAAAGTTCTTTGGCAAATCTTTGGGATTGGATGAAAAACGACCCGCATCCTCCTTTGTATCAGACTCTTTTATATTTCTGGTTTCAAATCTTTGAACCCACGGTATTTTACGGAAGATTGTTTAGCGCGCTCTCCGGAATTTTGGTCCCGCTTGCTTTTTATATTTTTTCACCAAAAGAACTTCCGGGAAGAATCCGGATTTCCATAGTCGCCTTACTGAGTTTATCCACAGGGCTCATCTATTATTCTCAAGAACTCCGGTCTTATAGTCTTTTGATATTATTTTGCACTTCTACGTTTGCGATTGCGCTGAAAACTGTTTACGAGAACGAAAAAGAACGTCCGGGTCTTTACGGTGTGTTGCTCGGATTTTCTTTGCTCGCGTCATACACTCATTTTTTCGGATTCATTTGGTCGGCTTCTTTGTTCTTGGGACTTTTTATCTCTTCTTGGATTTTTACAAAACGATTTCCAAAAACGGAATTTTTTTTCGGTATCGTATTTGAAATTTTGTTTCTTCCGGCTTTGTATTTGCTTTTTAATTCCAACAAGATTGGGATCGCTTCTTGGATTCCGGAAGCGGGATTGACGGCATTTATCGTGTTTTTTGATCTTATTTTTCATTCCGGAATTCTGAAAAAATTTGTTCCGGGAGTTGTGGCTTCTCTTGCGTTGATGGTTGGATTTGCCTCTTTTTACTTTGAAAAAAAGAAAAATGAGGTCGATCCCTCCGTCTTGGATGCGAACCTAAAAAAATCCGTCATCACAACCATGATTGTCCTCGCGATCTTTTCGCTGGTGTTGGTAATTTTATCCTTGATCCAATCTTTGATCACTGCAAGAAATCTATTGGTCATTGCGCCTGCGTTGTATTTTCTGATTGCGACTGGTTTTTCCTTATTTCCGATCTATAAGGGAAGACGATTGGAATCCGTTTTGATTTTGATATCGATCGTTTCTCTTTACTATTTTACGAAACATTATTATAAACCGTATAAAGAACAATGGAGAGAAAGTTCGAGTTTTATCATTCATGAAATCAAACAACGTCCCGCCGATTTTATCCTATTGTGTTCATCCCATTCTTACAATATGGAATATTATCTAAAAACCGCAAATATTACCGATATGCAACCTTTGATCTATTCCAGAGAAGAGGTTGACCGATTTATCAAGGATAGAAACAAAAAGAAACTCGTAATCCTGGAGACGTCCTGGAAGTATTTGGATTCGAAAGAATTGGATCAGCTTTTTACTCAGACCCGTTTTGATAGAAAAGACCAACTGTTTTATGGAATGAGAGTCATTCTGATTCATAAAAAATAA
- a CDS encoding glycosyltransferase family 2 protein, with protein MKKKNITYVIPCLNEERTLPLVLEKLVRLKKELKQYNVEILVSDNGSEDKSVTIAKKFGARVVYCKERGYGAALNFGITNATGEVIIFADADNTYDFLESPALLAEIEKGAEFVIGSRLSGTIHKGAMPFLHRYLGTPVINWIINLLYSEKGNRVQDSNSGFRCFLKKKYLEWEIESTGMEFASEMLVKALRSGVKLSHVPVSLSPDVEGRVPHLKTWRDGMRHLLQILIHSQQLFYYSGLTLFFAGWTVAIFGYSTGIVAIGPFHIFGIHSLTVLLLVATLGQTVWAIGLFLATRKTPELKLYSKLNHLSEDLLFWYSARMILVVVLLFGFIVFRWWRNSFQVLDLEKEILMISFFSVQILNLIGQTITAHLLKRT; from the coding sequence ATGAAGAAAAAAAACATAACTTACGTAATTCCTTGTCTGAACGAGGAACGAACGCTACCTCTCGTTTTGGAAAAACTTGTTCGTCTTAAAAAGGAATTAAAACAATACAACGTCGAAATTCTCGTGTCGGATAACGGGAGTGAGGATAAGTCCGTTACTATCGCTAAAAAGTTCGGAGCCAGGGTCGTTTATTGTAAGGAAAGAGGATACGGGGCAGCTCTTAATTTCGGAATCACAAATGCAACGGGAGAGGTCATCATTTTTGCTGATGCTGACAATACCTATGACTTTCTCGAATCGCCTGCGTTGCTTGCGGAGATTGAAAAAGGAGCGGAGTTTGTGATAGGCTCGCGTTTGAGCGGAACGATTCATAAAGGTGCGATGCCTTTTTTACATCGATATCTCGGAACCCCGGTCATTAACTGGATTATAAACTTATTATATTCTGAAAAAGGAAATCGTGTTCAGGATTCCAATTCCGGGTTTCGATGTTTTTTAAAAAAAAAGTATCTTGAATGGGAAATCGAAAGTACCGGAATGGAATTTGCCTCCGAAATGTTAGTCAAAGCGCTTCGAAGCGGCGTGAAACTTTCGCATGTTCCCGTCAGTCTGTCACCGGATGTGGAGGGAAGAGTTCCTCATTTAAAAACCTGGAGAGATGGAATGAGGCACCTGCTCCAAATTCTCATTCATTCTCAGCAACTTTTCTATTACTCAGGGTTGACCCTTTTTTTTGCAGGATGGACGGTTGCGATTTTCGGTTATTCGACCGGAATCGTAGCGATCGGTCCGTTTCATATTTTTGGAATTCATTCTCTTACGGTTCTGTTGCTTGTGGCAACTCTCGGACAGACGGTTTGGGCGATCGGTCTTTTTCTCGCGACTCGTAAAACTCCCGAGTTAAAACTGTATTCCAAATTGAACCATCTTTCGGAAGACCTTTTGTTTTGGTATTCTGCAAGAATGATTTTGGTTGTGGTTCTTTTGTTTGGTTTTATCGTATTTCGTTGGTGGAGAAACTCATTTCAAGTTTTAGATTTGGAAAAAGAAATCTTGATGATCAGTTTTTTTAGCGTTCAAATCCTCAATTTGATCGGTCAAACCATCACCGCCCATTTACTGAAAAGAACTTAA
- a CDS encoding O-antigen ligase family protein has protein sequence MSQYLNLKIIPIFALIPCLSLLYFFDPFNPALSKDFIVFSFFVWICCIGIAAKKKIKRIHPLFLLACLLLIGLSTINGINRAPVVYFPQKVNLKILYAASLVFTIFLFFKNVHPIFLFAHTVLFSCSPPLFSSIKSVPLLIFIFASFFYLAPKKIRLNKLQISIVAFFILVLLSSILSYKSQSSLLQLCLILSSILIFFLISSYPNRSFKKGLLLILSFNLVVNVINLLSAIHTVWPFSIWEPPIFLTYVGFPVSAVAVISALTSFVAFYTATQYKSYAWFLIPGSIFSFYLTFLNQSRASLLALVAAILIFFILRLGKKNYVFKIIFPVSCILILIGGLFFVSDEFVTRYANSETLLIRFSLWAFHFQSVLENSPIIGLGLEADSLLAHLPGINPERIGYNDFSSFLHSFRSYPQAHNLYVETFTSLGFLGVFLFIGTAWNLICSAYQMLVSKQKETLDLGIFVLGIIVFIAVHELFDFNLGEQHFLIPATFCIALIRTKRETKLGFLKLDHISFRIAYTISFVSVFFLSFQLSWEQRLRNLILASSQNEIELDNFLIYKEKTIVKKQRKNSYPIEEILQNKFWIRSDENLVLASLLLRKYPEQISLAESFLEKCVQNNPYSSVCWKEKAEILKNQIAHPDLKQNLENAKKTDPFHIVITE, from the coding sequence ATGAGTCAGTATCTCAATTTAAAAATTATTCCGATTTTTGCCCTCATTCCTTGTTTATCACTGCTCTATTTTTTTGATCCATTCAATCCGGCACTTTCTAAAGATTTCATCGTTTTTAGTTTTTTTGTATGGATTTGTTGTATTGGAATTGCGGCTAAGAAAAAAATAAAAAGAATTCATCCTCTCTTTTTATTGGCATGTCTTCTTTTGATCGGCCTATCGACCATAAACGGAATCAATCGAGCTCCAGTGGTTTATTTTCCTCAAAAGGTAAACTTAAAAATTCTTTATGCCGCTTCCTTAGTATTTACCATTTTTCTTTTTTTTAAAAATGTTCATCCGATTTTTCTATTTGCGCATACGGTTTTGTTTTCTTGTTCTCCTCCTCTTTTTTCAAGCATCAAATCGGTTCCGTTGCTTATCTTTATATTCGCGTCCTTTTTCTATCTCGCTCCAAAAAAAATACGGCTTAACAAACTTCAGATATCTATAGTGGCTTTTTTTATTTTGGTTCTGCTTTCTTCTATATTGTCGTATAAATCGCAAAGTAGTCTTTTACAGCTCTGTTTGATTTTATCTTCGATTTTGATTTTCTTTTTGATCTCTTCCTATCCGAATCGATCCTTCAAAAAGGGACTCCTGTTGATCCTTTCCTTCAATCTGGTTGTAAACGTGATCAACCTTCTTTCCGCAATTCATACCGTTTGGCCTTTTTCTATTTGGGAACCGCCCATTTTTCTCACATATGTAGGATTTCCAGTTTCGGCAGTCGCGGTCATTTCCGCTTTAACAAGTTTTGTTGCATTTTATACTGCCACTCAATACAAGAGTTACGCTTGGTTTTTAATTCCCGGTTCGATTTTTTCTTTCTATCTAACGTTTTTAAATCAATCCCGTGCGAGTCTTCTCGCTCTTGTAGCGGCTATTCTTATTTTTTTCATTCTACGACTCGGTAAAAAAAACTACGTTTTTAAAATCATATTTCCCGTTTCTTGCATTTTGATTTTAATCGGCGGGTTGTTTTTTGTATCCGACGAATTTGTCACACGTTATGCGAACTCGGAGACGTTGCTCATACGTTTTTCTCTTTGGGCTTTTCACTTTCAATCGGTCCTTGAGAACTCTCCGATCATCGGCCTTGGATTAGAGGCAGATTCTTTATTGGCTCATTTACCCGGAATCAATCCTGAAAGAATCGGATACAATGACTTTTCCAGCTTTCTTCACTCCTTTCGTTCCTATCCGCAAGCTCACAATCTTTATGTGGAAACATTCACGAGTCTTGGGTTTTTAGGAGTTTTTCTTTTCATAGGAACAGCTTGGAATCTAATTTGTTCGGCCTATCAAATGCTCGTTTCCAAACAAAAAGAAACGTTAGATCTAGGAATTTTTGTATTAGGGATCATCGTTTTCATAGCGGTTCATGAATTGTTCGACTTCAATTTAGGGGAACAGCATTTTCTAATACCAGCTACCTTTTGTATCGCGTTGATACGGACAAAACGGGAAACCAAACTTGGATTTTTAAAATTGGATCATATTTCTTTTCGGATTGCATACACAATCTCATTCGTATCTGTTTTTTTTCTTTCTTTTCAATTGAGTTGGGAACAGAGATTACGAAATTTGATTTTGGCCTCCTCTCAAAACGAAATAGAACTTGATAATTTTCTAATATATAAAGAAAAAACGATCGTAAAAAAACAAAGGAAAAATTCATACCCGATCGAGGAAATTCTACAAAATAAATTCTGGATTCGATCGGATGAGAACCTCGTTTTGGCGTCCCTACTTCTTAGAAAATATCCCGAACAAATTTCTTTGGCGGAGTCCTTTTTGGAAAAATGTGTTCAAAACAATCCGTATTCGTCCGTATGCTGGAAGGAAAAAGCTGAAATTCTCAAAAATCAAATCGCGCATCCCGATTTAAAACAAAATTTGGAAAACGCAAAAAAGACGGATCCATTTCATATCGTCATAACGGAGTAA
- a CDS encoding EAL domain-containing protein has product MIKPSGILPKTKAEWDIWFQSGEIIPFFQPILSVERDSIFGYETLGRFRDQFGNIHSLGPFFLDAETGIIDPIEKKEIYNLKREVDRDLRKKAILHLLKKQDRFPDAKLFLNISPAYMRDFIEDEQGDSYTIRLVKELGLDASKIVIEIVEEHFDGNIESLRPLISRYKKEGFLVAIDDLGSRSSNLDRIGIFHPDILKVDLQMLRHSVTSRNFQEILFTISKLSESLGCSLLFEGIENETELFQSLTYSARFLQGFYFAEALPDMIGQEELKLRFSTLHELFFNYKRYQLLKQIKREKELTEKLDLSGIVVLPEEDLHTIHIQNATILSDFVFRIYVTSLTGSQVSPNYMRIGEMSMDTDRSFIGRNWSWRPYFLEQFYKSMKDSRAEWIISNPYYDISYETLLITYSKRLPDGHVLFVDVQVSEYS; this is encoded by the coding sequence ATGATCAAGCCTTCCGGCATTCTCCCGAAAACAAAAGCGGAATGGGATATTTGGTTCCAGTCTGGGGAAATCATTCCGTTTTTCCAACCCATTCTTTCCGTTGAAAGAGATTCCATATTCGGTTATGAAACTCTAGGAAGGTTTAGGGATCAATTCGGAAATATCCATAGTCTTGGTCCTTTCTTTTTGGATGCGGAAACGGGGATCATCGATCCGATCGAAAAAAAAGAAATTTACAATCTCAAACGTGAAGTCGATCGGGATCTTCGCAAAAAGGCAATTCTGCATCTTTTGAAAAAGCAGGATCGGTTTCCGGACGCAAAACTTTTTTTGAATATATCGCCCGCATACATGCGGGATTTTATCGAAGACGAGCAGGGGGATTCTTATACAATTCGTCTTGTAAAAGAATTGGGATTAGACGCTTCCAAGATCGTCATTGAAATCGTCGAAGAACATTTTGACGGAAATATAGAAAGTCTAAGACCGCTGATTTCTCGATATAAAAAGGAAGGTTTTCTTGTTGCGATCGACGACTTGGGTTCTCGTTCTTCTAACTTGGATCGAATCGGAATCTTTCATCCGGATATCTTAAAGGTCGATTTACAGATGCTGCGACATTCCGTGACTTCCCGGAATTTTCAGGAAATTCTTTTTACGATTTCCAAATTATCGGAATCATTGGGCTGTTCTCTTTTGTTCGAAGGGATCGAAAATGAAACGGAGTTGTTTCAATCTCTTACCTATAGCGCTCGTTTTTTGCAAGGATTCTATTTTGCGGAAGCTCTTCCGGATATGATCGGTCAAGAGGAATTGAAACTCAGATTTTCGACATTGCATGAACTATTTTTCAATTACAAGAGATATCAGTTGTTAAAACAAATCAAACGAGAAAAGGAGCTGACTGAAAAGCTGGATCTTTCCGGAATCGTGGTCCTTCCCGAAGAAGACCTACATACGATCCATATTCAAAACGCGACGATACTGAGCGATTTTGTTTTTAGAATCTACGTTACCAGTCTTACCGGTAGTCAGGTTTCCCCCAATTATATGAGGATTGGAGAAATGTCCATGGATACCGATCGGTCCTTTATCGGAAGAAACTGGAGTTGGAGGCCTTACTTTCTGGAGCAGTTTTATAAATCGATGAAGGATTCCCGTGCGGAATGGATTATCAGCAATCCATACTACGATATTAGCTACGAAACCTTATTGATCACTTACAGCAAACGTCTTCCTGACGGCCACGTTTTATTTGTGGATGTGCAGGTTTCCGAATATTCGTAA
- a CDS encoding DUF1577 domain-containing protein, whose translation METIQRKKRDKETIGDPAKKFHIISKFLVKTDIVAQSPGAVKQIVKILQVSKDATKILIQTQTPNAFPLNSQVILTKLLAKYVELDCEVLDEKPNNQLVLGVSDISIASKERTLNRISPAEGMVWITNIRTSKTTIEANLFNIPTSVKVNFADYETKLKSKFDILKIDVFRTIGDKFDLVKKTRKILFLPDTQKQESYTPFDEEGFVDYASEIGDSEDIRKKIIEYGNQKIKSELIVPVIYLNHEEQAIPIGYVHAQNRTREIDIIEVMEIKTLTFEMVDRIRESNTVLVKERFPIVNISTGGLKAKINHPDLNHDLTKRAGFTFDIFFKMQAPLTAFGVIRSVTKDAEGNLYVGLSIEGNSSRPGERKKYIDNVNRLLAEAQQGQT comes from the coding sequence ATGGAAACAATCCAGAGAAAAAAAAGAGACAAAGAAACCATTGGGGACCCTGCCAAAAAGTTTCATATTATTTCCAAATTCCTTGTGAAAACGGATATAGTTGCTCAATCCCCGGGAGCCGTTAAACAGATCGTAAAAATTTTACAGGTTTCAAAAGACGCGACCAAAATTTTAATTCAAACTCAGACCCCGAACGCATTTCCGCTCAACAGCCAAGTAATACTCACAAAACTTCTCGCAAAGTATGTGGAATTGGACTGCGAGGTTTTGGATGAAAAACCGAACAACCAATTGGTCCTCGGCGTTTCGGATATTTCGATTGCGAGCAAAGAACGCACCCTAAATCGGATTTCTCCCGCGGAAGGAATGGTCTGGATCACAAATATTCGAACCAGCAAAACCACAATCGAAGCAAACTTATTTAACATCCCTACCTCCGTAAAAGTAAATTTCGCCGATTACGAAACAAAATTAAAATCCAAGTTTGATATCCTCAAAATAGACGTATTTCGTACCATTGGTGACAAATTTGACCTCGTTAAAAAAACGAGAAAGATTCTGTTTCTTCCGGATACTCAGAAACAAGAAAGTTATACGCCCTTTGATGAGGAAGGATTTGTAGATTACGCTTCCGAAATCGGAGACTCGGAAGATATCCGTAAAAAAATCATCGAATACGGAAATCAAAAGATCAAATCGGAACTGATCGTTCCGGTAATTTATCTAAACCACGAGGAACAAGCGATTCCCATCGGATATGTTCACGCTCAGAACCGTACTAGAGAAATCGATATCATAGAAGTGATGGAGATCAAAACTCTTACCTTTGAAATGGTGGATCGAATCCGAGAATCCAACACGGTTCTGGTAAAGGAACGATTTCCGATCGTGAACATTTCGACAGGCGGACTCAAAGCGAAGATCAATCATCCGGATCTAAATCATGATCTTACCAAAAGGGCCGGGTTTACATTTGACATCTTTTTCAAAATGCAGGCTCCTCTAACAGCGTTCGGAGTGATTCGCTCTGTCACAAAGGATGCGGAAGGAAATCTGTATGTCGGACTTTCCATCGAAGGAAATTCCTCCAGACCGGGGGAAAGAAAAAAATACATAGACAATGTAAATCGCCTACTCGCGGAAGCACAACAGGGTCAAACCTAA
- the guaB gene encoding IMP dehydrogenase yields MSNQTYRDSEYLDGLSGDELFSLQIGLTYRDFLVLPGFIDFHPSEVELETRLTRNIKLKRPFISSPMDTVTESSMAIAQALMGGIGIIHYNNTIEEQVALVEKVKRFENGFITEPVILGPKNTIRDLDWIKEHKGFTGIPVTEDGTKNSKLLGIVTNRDIDFEKNREITLDKVMTTNVITGKAGITLQEANDIIKKTKIGKLPIVDSNGKLVSLVSRSDLKKNKEFPDASKDERKRLRCGAAVSTLLESRERVAALYAAGVDVIIIDSAQGNSNYQIEMIQFIKKEFKNLEVVGGNVVTRGQAENLIRAGADGLRIGMGPGSICITQDTMAVGRAQATAIFQTAKHAAKYDVPVIADGGISNIGDIANALALGASTCMMGFMFAGTSEAPGEYFYENGIRLKKYRGMASIEAMKAGGDKRYFNEGQKVKVAQGVSGSVVDRGSILNFIPYLSQGLRLSFQDMGFQSIPEIHKALREGALRFERRSESAQAQGSVHGLYSFSAPTMRAE; encoded by the coding sequence ATGTCAAACCAAACTTACCGCGACTCCGAATATTTAGACGGACTATCCGGAGACGAACTTTTCAGTCTTCAGATCGGTCTAACCTACAGAGATTTTCTCGTCCTACCTGGATTTATCGACTTCCATCCCTCTGAAGTTGAGCTGGAAACCAGACTGACTCGAAATATAAAATTAAAACGACCATTCATCAGTTCTCCAATGGATACGGTGACTGAATCCTCTATGGCAATCGCGCAAGCGTTGATGGGAGGAATCGGTATCATTCACTATAACAATACGATCGAAGAGCAAGTGGCTCTTGTAGAAAAAGTAAAACGTTTCGAAAACGGGTTCATCACCGAACCCGTCATCCTCGGTCCGAAAAATACAATACGAGATCTGGACTGGATCAAAGAACACAAAGGATTTACTGGAATCCCAGTCACCGAAGACGGCACAAAAAATTCCAAACTTTTGGGGATCGTCACCAACCGCGATATAGATTTCGAAAAAAATCGAGAGATCACTTTGGATAAGGTGATGACGACGAACGTGATCACTGGAAAAGCGGGAATTACTCTTCAAGAAGCAAATGATATTATAAAAAAGACAAAAATTGGAAAGCTTCCGATTGTCGATTCGAATGGAAAACTGGTTTCTCTTGTGAGCCGTTCGGATCTCAAAAAGAATAAGGAATTTCCCGATGCGTCTAAAGACGAAAGAAAAAGACTTCGTTGCGGAGCGGCCGTTTCCACCTTACTCGAGTCTAGAGAGAGAGTCGCCGCTCTATACGCCGCGGGAGTGGATGTGATCATCATCGATTCCGCTCAAGGGAATTCCAATTATCAAATCGAAATGATTCAATTTATCAAAAAAGAATTTAAAAATCTGGAAGTAGTCGGTGGTAACGTGGTGACCCGCGGACAAGCGGAAAATCTAATCCGTGCGGGAGCAGACGGACTGAGAATCGGAATGGGACCGGGGTCCATCTGTATCACTCAGGATACGATGGCAGTGGGAAGAGCCCAAGCCACCGCTATCTTCCAAACCGCAAAACACGCGGCTAAATACGACGTTCCGGTGATCGCGGACGGAGGGATTTCCAATATCGGAGATATTGCGAATGCGCTGGCACTTGGAGCCTCCACTTGTATGATGGGATTTATGTTTGCGGGAACTTCGGAAGCACCGGGCGAGTATTTTTATGAAAATGGAATTCGTCTTAAGAAATACAGAGGAATGGCTTCGATCGAGGCGATGAAAGCCGGCGGAGACAAACGTTATTTCAACGAAGGTCAAAAAGTAAAGGTGGCTCAAGGGGTCAGCGGTTCCGTTGTCGATCGAGGATCGATTCTTAATTTTATTCCTTATCTATCACAGGGATTACGACTTTCGTTTCAAGATATGGGATTCCAATCCATTCCTGAAATCCACAAGGCTTTGAGAGAAGGTGCGTTGCGTTTTGAAAGACGTTCCGAATCCGCGCAGGCGCAGGGGTCTGTGCACGGACTCTATTCATTCAGTGCACCTACTATGAGGGCAGAGTAA
- a CDS encoding outer membrane lipoprotein-sorting protein produces the protein MRVLVLTVGFFAATFFSGNVNSQGSGARVAQELIARLDQALVKSNLGLIKANLILIRRSGETASWDVSIFRKDDDTLYLFESRGRGLEYKILIKDGGEQIYVFNVLSKKIFRKVDEEKYEQHLATGFSFMDLSGVSYQANYNPIVQSDLKAAEQSFKRVSLKPIIPYFYSKLILLLELDSLKPTRLDFHDRDGVLFKTMNIKYGPLKVKQNQKIAKEDHASRLEMLDLNTGSISVLEYTEIDKEVKPDPSLFDLANLNR, from the coding sequence ATTCGGGTTCTTGTGTTGACTGTCGGATTTTTCGCCGCTACTTTTTTTAGCGGAAACGTAAACTCACAAGGATCCGGCGCAAGAGTCGCGCAGGAGTTGATCGCCAGATTGGATCAAGCCCTGGTTAAGTCCAATCTGGGACTGATCAAAGCAAATCTCATTCTCATTCGAAGAAGCGGGGAAACCGCGAGTTGGGATGTGAGTATCTTTCGAAAGGACGACGATACCCTCTATTTGTTTGAAAGCCGAGGGCGCGGATTAGAGTATAAAATTCTAATCAAGGACGGAGGAGAACAAATTTACGTATTTAACGTGCTTTCCAAAAAGATTTTTCGAAAAGTGGACGAGGAAAAATACGAACAACATTTGGCTACCGGATTCAGTTTTATGGATCTTTCGGGAGTTTCGTATCAGGCCAATTACAATCCGATCGTTCAGAGCGACCTCAAAGCAGCGGAGCAATCCTTTAAACGTGTTTCTCTCAAACCGATCATACCGTATTTTTATTCAAAACTCATATTACTCTTGGAACTCGATTCCCTAAAACCGACTCGATTGGATTTTCACGATCGGGACGGCGTACTTTTTAAGACGATGAACATCAAATACGGTCCTCTCAAAGTAAAACAAAATCAAAAGATCGCCAAGGAAGATCACGCCAGTCGATTGGAAATGCTCGATCTTAATACCGGATCCATCAGTGTATTAGAATATACTGAAATTGATAAGGAAGTAAAGCCCGATCCTTCTTTATTTGATCTTGCTAACTTGAATCGATAG